In a genomic window of Sporosarcina trichiuri:
- a CDS encoding PRC-barrel domain-containing protein gives MRFSEIQKKEVIDLNRGKFLGFVQDASIDITDGKIQTLHIGGTERSLFMESRVKDQKQVRYEEVVTIGKDIVLIQKKLPPGMTNH, from the coding sequence ATGCGGTTTTCAGAAATCCAAAAGAAAGAAGTGATCGATCTTAACCGCGGGAAGTTTCTCGGTTTCGTACAGGATGCTTCGATCGATATCACGGACGGTAAAATACAGACGCTTCATATCGGGGGTACGGAGCGCTCGTTATTCATGGAGTCGCGGGTCAAGGACCAGAAACAGGTGAGATATGAGGAAGTGGTCACCATCGGTAAAGATATCGTGCTGATCCAAAAGAAACTGCCCCCTGGAATGACTAATCATTGA
- the sigG gene encoding RNA polymerase sporulation sigma factor SigG: MVRTRVEICGIDTSTLPLLSSEVMKETFIRLQSGDESARDELVTANLRLVLSLVQRFAYRGEPADDLFQVGCVGLLKSIDNFDLKHNVRFSTYAVPMIVGEIKRHLRDHHTVRVSRSLRDIAYKAIRAKEDFINEHQREPRISDLAALTEIPEEDILLALDAIQDPMSLHEPMNGDGGDPIYMMDQLHDKTVSEERWLTYVSMKETMTELDGRQQLILSKRFYLGQTQTEIAKELGISQAQISRLEKQAIAQIRAGMEQSK; the protein is encoded by the coding sequence ATGGTACGTACAAGAGTGGAAATCTGCGGTATCGATACATCTACTTTGCCGCTTCTGTCGAGTGAGGTAATGAAAGAGACGTTCATCCGCCTGCAAAGCGGCGATGAATCCGCACGTGATGAGTTAGTGACAGCCAATTTACGTCTCGTCCTGAGTCTGGTCCAGCGGTTCGCCTATCGCGGTGAACCGGCGGATGATCTGTTCCAAGTCGGCTGTGTCGGCTTGCTGAAGTCGATCGACAACTTCGATTTAAAACATAATGTCAGGTTTTCAACATACGCTGTCCCGATGATCGTCGGGGAGATCAAGCGCCATCTGCGCGATCACCATACCGTCCGCGTGTCGAGGTCGCTGCGGGATATCGCTTATAAAGCCATCCGTGCGAAGGAAGATTTCATCAACGAACATCAGCGTGAACCGAGAATATCGGATCTGGCAGCGCTGACAGAAATCCCGGAAGAGGACATCCTGCTTGCATTGGACGCAATTCAGGACCCGATGTCACTCCACGAGCCGATGAACGGAGATGGCGGCGATCCGATCTATATGATGGACCAGCTGCATGACAAAACGGTTTCAGAAGAACGCTGGCTGACGTACGTGTCGATGAAGGAAACGATGACCGAGCTGGACGGCCGGCAGCAGCTGATCCTCTCCAAACGTTTCTACCTCGGCCAGACACAGACGGAAATCGCAAAAGAACTCGGGATTTCCCAGGCACAGATTTCAAGGCTCGAAAAGCAGGCGATCGCTCAAATACGAGCTGGCATGGAACAGAGCAAATAA
- the sigE gene encoding RNA polymerase sporulation sigma factor SigE — MLHELKKWLAVLSGIFKKKNGTFYIGGHESLPKPLTREEEAETIAAYMAGDQQARDRLIEKNLRLVVYIARRFDNTNTHIEDLISIGAIGLIKAIETFKSDKNIKLATYASRCIENEILMHLRKTNRLRSEISFDEPLNSDADGNELLLSDILGTDEDIITDDVEKKMERQHMIEAVTTLSDRERHIMECRFGLTGKMEMTQKEVADLLGISQSYISRLEKKIISDLRERLNQPIT; from the coding sequence ATGCTACATGAACTGAAGAAATGGCTTGCAGTCTTGTCTGGGATCTTCAAGAAGAAGAACGGAACATTTTATATCGGCGGTCATGAGTCGCTGCCGAAACCTCTCACACGCGAGGAAGAGGCCGAGACGATCGCCGCCTATATGGCCGGGGATCAGCAGGCGCGCGATCGCCTGATCGAGAAGAACCTCCGGCTTGTCGTCTACATCGCCCGCCGTTTCGATAATACGAATACGCATATCGAAGATTTGATCAGTATAGGGGCGATCGGTCTCATTAAGGCGATCGAGACGTTCAAAAGCGATAAGAACATCAAACTGGCAACGTATGCCTCACGCTGCATCGAAAACGAAATTCTGATGCATCTCAGGAAAACGAACCGTCTCCGTTCGGAAATCTCGTTCGATGAGCCGCTGAACTCCGATGCGGACGGCAACGAGCTTCTGCTGTCCGACATACTCGGGACGGATGAAGATATCATTACGGACGATGTCGAAAAGAAGATGGAGCGCCAGCATATGATCGAAGCGGTCACGACGCTCAGTGATCGTGAACGCCATATCATGGAATGCCGCTTCGGCCTGACAGGGAAGATGGAGATGACGCAGAAAGAGGTGGCCGACCTGCTCGGCATTTCCCAGTCTTATATTTCACGTCTCGAGAAGAAAATCATTTCGGATCTGCGTGAACGGCTCAACCAGCCGATCACCTGA
- a CDS encoding sigma-E processing peptidase SpoIIGA, whose amino-acid sequence MYGEIMIGVNLVFNYTVLAFANAAGQMRTSRKRLAAAAFAGALPAVIFQGSLAASGAALLLMVGTAFGFRMKQLAGAAGLVLMGALLAGGLLSAIPFSEWGQAGHVRTALFAGLAFAVLQFVKGKWLSVRQLSRLSEFRSSSVLRLFGRSLPVEVFIDTGNSCTEPLSNDAVHFVSLRAVREAIPETLLRRLENALDTGIPDLSTFPEDSRKLLRLIRIQTVDGTGWAVGIRFDEWVLEGGRRLDPGYIVLTSENTRYPHQASAILHVSALETGEERGMVHAT is encoded by the coding sequence ATGTATGGAGAAATCATGATCGGTGTCAATCTGGTATTCAATTACACTGTACTGGCGTTCGCCAATGCTGCGGGGCAGATGCGCACCAGCAGGAAGCGTCTCGCTGCCGCGGCATTTGCAGGAGCACTGCCGGCGGTTATCTTCCAAGGGTCACTGGCCGCTTCGGGTGCCGCCCTGCTTCTGATGGTCGGCACAGCTTTCGGGTTCAGGATGAAGCAGCTGGCCGGTGCAGCGGGACTCGTACTGATGGGCGCCCTCCTGGCAGGCGGACTGCTCTCGGCGATCCCCTTCAGCGAATGGGGGCAGGCGGGCCATGTCCGGACAGCACTTTTTGCAGGACTGGCATTCGCTGTGCTGCAGTTCGTCAAAGGGAAATGGCTGTCTGTCCGCCAGCTGAGCCGGCTTTCGGAATTCCGGAGCTCTTCCGTCCTTCGGCTCTTCGGCCGCTCCCTCCCCGTTGAAGTGTTCATCGATACGGGCAACAGCTGCACGGAACCGCTGTCAAATGATGCCGTCCACTTCGTCTCGCTGCGTGCTGTCCGGGAGGCCATACCGGAAACCCTGCTCCGCCGCCTGGAAAACGCATTGGATACAGGCATTCCCGACCTGTCGACGTTTCCTGAAGACAGCCGGAAGCTGCTGCGCCTGATACGGATCCAGACAGTGGACGGCACCGGCTGGGCAGTCGGCATCCGGTTCGATGAATGGGTCCTTGAAGGCGGCCGGCGGCTTGACCCAGGCTACATTGTACTGACTTCAGAGAACACCCGGTATCCGCATCAGGCGTCCGCAATCTTACACGTCTCAGCCTTGGAAACAGGAGAAGAAAGGGGAATGGTGCATGCTACATGA
- the ftsZ gene encoding cell division protein FtsZ codes for MLEFDTNIEALAVIKVIGVGGGGNNAVNRMIEHGVQGVEFIAVNTDAQALNLSQAEVKLQIGGKLTRGLGAGANPEVGKKAAEESREQLEEALRGADMVFVTAGMGGGTGTGAAPVIAQVAKDLGALTVGVVTRPFTFEGRKRSTQAIGGITAMKESVDTLIVIPNDKLLEIVDKNTPMLEAFREADNVLRQGVQGISDLIAVPGLINLDFADVKTIMSNKGSALMGIGMSTGENRASEAAKKAISSPLLETSIDGAKGVLMNITGGSNLSLFEVQEAADIVASASDEDVNMIFGSVINDDLKDEIVVTVIATGFTDEQISATRGNRTSGYGGVRQRETQAPQSHAPQSNPARHEEPQHHQPSQQEPVRNHTPQQQQQPQDDGLDIPTFLRNRRRK; via the coding sequence ATGCTAGAGTTTGATACAAATATCGAAGCACTCGCGGTCATCAAAGTAATCGGAGTTGGAGGCGGCGGCAATAACGCGGTCAACCGGATGATCGAACACGGTGTACAGGGCGTGGAATTCATCGCAGTGAATACGGATGCGCAGGCACTGAACTTGTCACAGGCTGAAGTGAAGCTGCAGATCGGCGGCAAGCTGACACGGGGACTGGGTGCAGGCGCCAACCCGGAGGTCGGTAAAAAGGCCGCTGAAGAGAGCCGCGAGCAGCTTGAAGAAGCGCTGCGCGGAGCGGATATGGTGTTCGTCACAGCAGGCATGGGCGGCGGAACCGGGACAGGTGCTGCACCTGTCATCGCGCAGGTCGCAAAAGACCTCGGCGCACTGACTGTCGGTGTCGTGACGCGGCCGTTCACATTCGAAGGACGCAAGCGGTCGACGCAGGCGATCGGCGGAATCACTGCTATGAAAGAATCGGTCGATACGCTGATCGTCATCCCGAACGATAAGCTGCTCGAAATCGTTGACAAGAACACACCGATGCTGGAAGCGTTCCGCGAAGCGGATAACGTCCTCCGTCAGGGTGTCCAGGGTATCTCAGACCTGATCGCCGTGCCGGGACTTATCAACCTGGACTTTGCAGACGTCAAGACAATCATGTCGAACAAAGGTTCAGCCCTTATGGGGATCGGTATGTCGACCGGTGAAAACCGGGCATCGGAGGCTGCGAAGAAAGCCATCTCCAGCCCGCTGCTCGAAACGTCGATCGACGGAGCGAAAGGTGTCCTCATGAATATCACGGGCGGTTCGAATCTGAGCCTGTTCGAAGTGCAGGAGGCTGCAGACATCGTCGCGTCCGCTTCGGATGAAGACGTCAACATGATCTTCGGTTCCGTCATCAACGACGATTTGAAAGACGAAATCGTCGTCACGGTCATCGCTACCGGCTTCACCGATGAACAGATCTCAGCAACGCGCGGAAACCGGACTTCGGGTTACGGCGGAGTCCGCCAGCGGGAGACACAGGCGCCGCAAAGCCATGCGCCGCAGTCCAATCCTGCACGGCATGAAGAGCCGCAGCACCACCAGCCTTCTCAGCAGGAGCCTGTGAGGAACCACACACCTCAACAGCAGCAGCAGCCGCAGGACGATGGTCTGGACATTCCGACCTTCTTGAGGAACCGGCGCCGCAAATAA
- the ftsA gene encoding cell division protein FtsA, with the protein MSQSNMYVSLDIGSSTIKVLIGEVDGGSLHVIGVGNVQSAGIRKGSIVDIDATVQSIRKAVEQAERMTGLRIQEVILGIPSNGVALQDVKGVVAVNSENREITDDELDRVMESAQVMSVAPEREIVNIIPKQFIVDDYDEIKDPRGMIGVRLEMDGTMITTSKTLVHNILRCVERAGLSIREIYLQPLASGTFALTEDEMNHGTAFIDIGGGSTTVSVFWDNRFTATAVLPVGGDHITKDLSIILKTPTEQARKIKHQYGHAFYDDASDDELFEVPVIGADTKDQYSQKYISEIIGVRLEELFELVLEELYRMGIRDLPGGVVLTGGTTKMDGILQLARHVLNTRVRIYTPEYIGVREPMYSTAVGLIRYASMEDAFFGFHSAESVGQASEETATAAPVKKNQEPKQQKESIIGKTKRFFDSFFE; encoded by the coding sequence ATGAGTCAGTCAAATATGTATGTATCACTCGACATCGGGTCCTCCACTATCAAAGTCCTTATCGGTGAGGTGGATGGCGGATCCCTGCATGTGATCGGGGTCGGCAATGTACAATCCGCCGGTATCCGGAAAGGATCCATTGTGGACATAGACGCAACGGTCCAGTCGATCCGCAAAGCGGTCGAACAGGCGGAACGGATGACCGGCCTGCGTATCCAGGAAGTGATCCTCGGGATCCCTTCCAATGGAGTGGCGCTGCAGGACGTCAAAGGCGTTGTCGCCGTCAACTCCGAAAATCGTGAAATTACAGATGATGAATTGGATCGTGTCATGGAATCTGCGCAAGTGATGTCCGTTGCACCTGAACGCGAAATCGTGAATATTATCCCGAAACAGTTCATCGTCGATGATTATGATGAAATCAAGGATCCAAGGGGGATGATCGGTGTCCGTCTCGAAATGGACGGTACAATGATCACCACCTCGAAAACACTCGTGCACAATATTCTGCGCTGCGTGGAGCGTGCAGGCCTTTCCATCCGTGAAATCTACCTGCAGCCGCTCGCATCGGGGACATTCGCCCTGACAGAGGATGAGATGAACCATGGAACGGCGTTCATCGATATCGGCGGCGGGTCGACGACGGTGTCCGTATTTTGGGACAACCGGTTTACGGCGACAGCGGTCCTGCCTGTCGGTGGCGACCATATTACAAAAGACCTTTCAATCATCCTGAAGACGCCGACGGAGCAGGCCCGCAAGATCAAACATCAATACGGCCATGCTTTCTATGATGATGCGTCGGATGATGAGCTGTTCGAGGTCCCGGTCATCGGGGCGGATACAAAAGACCAATACAGCCAAAAATACATATCGGAGATCATCGGAGTCCGTCTTGAGGAACTGTTCGAACTGGTTCTTGAAGAATTATACCGTATGGGCATCCGGGATCTGCCGGGTGGAGTTGTGCTGACAGGCGGCACAACGAAGATGGACGGCATCCTGCAGCTCGCGCGCCATGTCCTGAATACGCGTGTGCGTATTTATACGCCCGAGTATATCGGGGTGCGTGAACCGATGTATTCAACGGCGGTCGGTCTGATCCGTTATGCCAGCATGGAAGATGCATTCTTCGGGTTCCACAGCGCCGAATCGGTTGGACAGGCGAGCGAGGAAACCGCGACTGCGGCCCCTGTGAAAAAGAATCAGGAACCGAAACAGCAGAAGGAATCGATCATCGGCAAAACCAAACGCTTCTTCGACAGCTTTTTTGAATGA
- a CDS encoding small basic family protein, which yields MWLPILGLILGVSLGFLTDIQIPQEYGNYLSIAVLAALDTLLGGIRAHMQRVYDDLVFISGFFFNILLAAALAFLGVHLGVDLYLAAIFAFGVRLFQNLAVIRRILLTKWSEVRKVSAANNSK from the coding sequence ATGTGGCTGCCGATATTAGGTCTCATACTCGGCGTATCACTCGGATTTCTGACGGACATACAAATACCGCAGGAATATGGCAACTACTTGTCAATTGCTGTCCTGGCGGCGCTTGATACGCTGCTTGGCGGTATACGGGCACATATGCAGCGCGTGTATGATGACCTGGTGTTCATCAGCGGATTCTTCTTCAACATCCTCCTTGCAGCGGCCCTTGCATTCCTCGGCGTCCACTTAGGAGTGGATCTCTATTTGGCTGCCATCTTCGCTTTCGGTGTGCGGCTGTTCCAGAACCTGGCTGTCATCCGGCGCATCCTGCTGACGAAATGGTCGGAGGTCCGCAAAGTTTCTGCGGCAAATAATTCAAAATGA
- a CDS encoding DUF881 domain-containing protein, protein MRRSWMFTAILFIVGFMVAVQYNTVQQPDERDTRDIWAIRNELAKERKLHSELLTEVRGLDETLKKYSGSEKGQAGQALSETVRELREQAGMTELTGPGIVIDVKPSEESIALGTPLHEVSPELLTRFVNDANRFKDINMEIDGKRITALSAIRDINGNTTVNGLPVQIPPFQIKIISADMKNSEKLYNFLQSSSLLDDFYLDDFVLEISQPAEDVTISGRTDPFENRFLKELPKGD, encoded by the coding sequence ATGCGGCGCAGTTGGATGTTCACAGCCATCCTGTTCATCGTCGGGTTCATGGTAGCTGTCCAGTACAATACCGTCCAGCAGCCTGATGAACGCGACACCCGTGATATATGGGCGATCCGTAACGAACTGGCGAAAGAGCGCAAACTCCATTCCGAACTGCTGACTGAAGTGCGGGGACTCGATGAAACTCTTAAGAAATACAGCGGGTCGGAAAAAGGACAAGCCGGACAAGCGCTGTCTGAGACGGTCCGGGAACTCCGTGAACAGGCAGGCATGACAGAACTCACCGGTCCCGGCATCGTCATCGATGTCAAGCCTTCCGAAGAAAGTATTGCACTCGGGACGCCCCTCCATGAAGTGAGTCCTGAACTGCTGACGCGTTTTGTCAACGACGCCAACCGTTTCAAGGATATCAACATGGAGATCGACGGAAAGCGGATCACCGCATTGAGTGCAATCCGGGATATCAACGGAAACACGACCGTCAATGGACTGCCCGTCCAGATTCCGCCATTCCAAATTAAAATCATATCAGCGGACATGAAGAATAGTGAAAAATTGTATAACTTTCTGCAATCGTCTTCGTTACTGGATGATTTCTATCTGGATGACTTTGTCCTGGAGATCAGCCAGCCGGCTGAAGACGTGACGATCAGCGGACGTACCGATCCGTTCGAAAATCGATTTTTGAAAGAACTGCCAAAGGGGGACTGA
- a CDS encoding DUF881 domain-containing protein, whose protein sequence is MGKKTEKKTEPQTETKAPEMPIRKKRNNRIWYVLVFLVFGFILAFSYRTLGPGSESQRIHSEMEDREESYRSELIEQKERNKQLADEITAKQKKITQAERNLSDSEQDHDSLVKEAGDLRLLLGAVPAKGEGLRVSLEDGDYDPAQQNPNEYIVHESQVLTVVNELKIAGAQALSINGQRLSANSSIKCTGPVITVDGRTFPAPFVIEAIGDTDTLNSSLTLKGGVMDTLLLDNIVMTIEKKKEITMSALREEGQS, encoded by the coding sequence ATGGGAAAGAAGACGGAGAAGAAGACGGAACCGCAGACGGAGACGAAAGCACCGGAGATGCCGATTCGTAAAAAACGGAATAACCGGATTTGGTATGTGCTTGTGTTCCTTGTCTTCGGGTTCATATTGGCGTTCTCCTACCGGACACTCGGACCGGGTTCCGAGTCCCAGAGAATCCATTCCGAGATGGAGGACAGGGAGGAGAGCTACCGGTCGGAGCTGATCGAGCAGAAAGAGCGCAATAAGCAGCTGGCCGATGAAATCACCGCCAAACAAAAGAAAATCACGCAGGCGGAACGAAATTTGAGTGATTCGGAACAAGATCACGATTCACTCGTGAAAGAAGCAGGAGATCTCCGGCTGCTGCTGGGGGCGGTGCCGGCCAAAGGGGAAGGGCTGCGCGTGTCTCTCGAAGACGGGGATTATGATCCCGCTCAGCAGAATCCTAACGAATACATTGTCCATGAAAGCCAGGTGCTCACTGTCGTGAACGAATTGAAGATTGCCGGTGCACAGGCTTTGTCCATCAATGGACAGCGCCTGAGTGCCAATTCGAGCATCAAATGCACCGGCCCGGTGATCACAGTGGATGGACGGACTTTCCCCGCACCTTTCGTCATTGAAGCGATCGGAGATACGGACACACTGAATTCATCGCTGACCTTGAAAGGCGGCGTCATGGATACACTGCTGCTTGATAATATCGTGATGACAATCGAAAAGAAAAAAGAGATCACCATGTCCGCACTGCGGGAAGAAGGACAAAGTTGA
- a CDS encoding cell division protein FtsQ/DivIB — MEKVIDIEDRIPSMRKKRRRKTNRKFILVVLLFVTALLILLYFQSQMSKIDRIDVNGTALHDRDYYLRQAGLAEGDSLWGFSAPEAAARLKEAEGVKDAAVKRKWLRSVTVHVDEWEPVALLEEKGEYEFILENGETFTPESGAAADVPIAAGFTTKELRKQLSSQLLQIDSTVYQLISEVHLPDKKNPDSAVLYMDDGYEVHASLSTMADKLSYYPDIVNELTGSEKGIIDVEVGTYFTPYSKLDGGGKAGEDDGKEDGEEDGTADGDESTGDADS, encoded by the coding sequence TTGGAAAAAGTTATCGACATTGAAGACCGGATTCCCTCCATGCGGAAAAAACGCCGCAGGAAGACGAACCGCAAATTCATCCTTGTCGTGCTCCTATTTGTCACAGCACTCCTCATCCTCCTTTACTTTCAATCTCAGATGAGCAAAATCGACCGCATTGATGTGAATGGGACTGCTCTTCACGACCGCGATTACTACTTGCGGCAGGCAGGTTTGGCAGAAGGTGATTCCCTTTGGGGGTTCAGCGCGCCGGAAGCAGCTGCGCGGCTCAAGGAAGCGGAAGGTGTGAAGGACGCAGCGGTCAAACGAAAATGGCTGAGAAGCGTCACGGTGCATGTTGACGAATGGGAACCGGTTGCACTGCTGGAGGAAAAAGGCGAGTATGAGTTCATTCTCGAAAATGGTGAGACATTCACTCCGGAGTCCGGTGCAGCGGCAGACGTACCGATTGCCGCAGGGTTCACGACGAAAGAACTCCGAAAACAGTTATCATCCCAGCTGCTGCAGATCGACAGCACCGTCTATCAGCTCATTTCCGAAGTGCACCTGCCGGACAAGAAGAACCCGGACAGTGCCGTCCTGTATATGGATGATGGATATGAGGTGCATGCATCACTTTCAACAATGGCGGACAAGCTGTCGTATTACCCTGACATCGTCAATGAGCTGACAGGTTCAGAGAAAGGGATCATCGACGTGGAAGTCGGTACGTATTTCACGCCATACAGCAAACTGGATGGCGGCGGTAAAGCAGGTGAGGATGATGGGAAAGAAGACGGAGAAGAAGACGGAACCGCAGACGGAGACGAAAGCACCGGAGATGCCGATTCGTAA
- the ftsW gene encoding putative lipid II flippase FtsW, with translation MHLLGSKYRNLFLIAAVSLTLVGVLFVHSAAAYWGQIRYADAAPFALKQLIYIGVSIGIAYMMMRSPHLSNEKFWTVFYIGTVVLLAAVLIPGIGAVRNGSQSWIALGPVSLQPAEFVKVALIGKLAMSMTQKPGRRVWDWRHFALILLPFALIMMQPDLGSAVIMIVSAFVVLFIAGYPLSFFAFLGFAGIGSFAALVLAAPYRLDRIKSYIDPWSDPLGKGFQGIQSLFAIAPGGLLGHGFGNSRQKYLYLPEPQNDFIFSIIAEETGFLGAAAVLALFVCLMIGAFGIAARTAGWRECLVVSGMAAIIIFQTFLNVGVVSGLLPVTGVTLPFISYGGSSMLTTWLAVGAILHFSKGRKTD, from the coding sequence ATGCATCTACTGGGTTCCAAATACAGAAACCTGTTTCTCATTGCAGCTGTCAGCCTGACGCTGGTCGGTGTTCTGTTCGTCCATTCGGCTGCAGCCTACTGGGGACAGATCCGCTATGCGGATGCGGCGCCATTCGCCCTGAAACAGCTCATTTACATAGGCGTTTCCATAGGTATCGCTTATATGATGATGCGTTCACCGCATCTTTCTAACGAAAAGTTCTGGACAGTCTTCTACATTGGAACAGTCGTCCTGCTCGCTGCTGTCCTGATTCCCGGGATCGGGGCTGTCAGGAACGGGTCACAGAGCTGGATTGCACTTGGCCCCGTCAGTCTGCAGCCGGCCGAGTTCGTGAAAGTGGCATTGATCGGCAAACTGGCGATGAGCATGACCCAGAAGCCGGGCAGACGTGTGTGGGACTGGCGGCATTTTGCGCTTATCCTTCTGCCGTTTGCACTGATCATGATGCAACCTGACTTAGGCTCAGCCGTCATAATGATCGTTTCGGCATTCGTCGTCCTGTTCATAGCCGGGTATCCCCTTTCTTTCTTTGCCTTCCTCGGTTTTGCGGGCATCGGTTCGTTTGCAGCGCTTGTGCTGGCGGCCCCTTACCGGCTGGACCGCATCAAGTCCTATATCGATCCATGGAGCGATCCGCTCGGAAAAGGGTTTCAGGGCATCCAGTCGCTGTTCGCAATCGCACCCGGCGGACTGCTCGGCCACGGGTTCGGCAACAGCCGGCAAAAGTATTTGTACTTACCGGAACCGCAGAATGATTTCATCTTTTCGATTATAGCGGAGGAGACGGGATTCCTTGGAGCGGCGGCGGTGCTTGCGCTGTTCGTCTGCCTGATGATCGGCGCCTTCGGGATCGCTGCAAGAACTGCCGGCTGGCGGGAATGCCTCGTCGTTTCCGGGATGGCTGCGATCATCATCTTCCAGACGTTCCTGAACGTCGGAGTCGTTTCCGGTCTGCTGCCCGTTACAGGGGTGACGCTGCCTTTCATCAGTTATGGGGGATCTTCCATGCTGACAACCTGGCTTGCCGTCGGAGCCATCCTGCACTTTTCAAAAGGCAGGAAAACAGATTGA
- the murD gene encoding UDP-N-acetylmuramoyl-L-alanine--D-glutamate ligase, whose protein sequence is MINAAQFEGKKALVLGLAKSGHAAASLLASRGAEVTLNDAAPDEGNPLAAELREMGVTVICGGHPADILDGGFDFIVKNPGIPYRNPVIVKAEQVGIPVWTEIELAYLVSEAPIIAITGSNGKTTTTTLLFHMLNIGERHPLIAGNIGTVASTVASKAKSDELIVLEASSFQLMGVEQFRPHIAIWTNLYEAHLDYHGSRQAYAEAKARITENQQASDYLIYNADQPELLRYIADTRAAMIPFTVKERQAEGISADDEQIYWLGNPIISRSKIMLPGEHNLENILSATAAAILSGCGQAAIESVLSSFTGVRHRMQFVKEVDGRKFYNDSKATNTLATKSALSSFRTPTVLIAGGLDRGHSFEELRPHMANVKAVIGIGETADRLLQFAESCGVQTLRETDTLAAAVEEAFSVSAKGDTVLLSPACASWDQYPNFEARGDEFIEAVQRLKV, encoded by the coding sequence ATGATCAACGCAGCACAATTCGAAGGAAAGAAAGCACTCGTACTGGGACTTGCGAAAAGCGGCCATGCCGCTGCAAGCCTTCTGGCATCCCGGGGAGCGGAAGTCACCCTGAATGACGCCGCACCTGATGAAGGCAATCCATTGGCAGCGGAACTCCGGGAAATGGGAGTGACGGTCATCTGCGGCGGACACCCTGCCGATATTTTGGATGGGGGCTTCGACTTCATCGTCAAAAATCCCGGAATCCCTTACCGGAACCCCGTCATCGTGAAGGCCGAGCAGGTCGGGATCCCCGTCTGGACAGAGATAGAACTCGCATATCTGGTCAGTGAAGCGCCGATCATCGCCATCACCGGGTCGAACGGGAAGACAACTACGACAACGCTGCTGTTCCATATGCTCAATATCGGTGAGCGTCATCCTCTAATTGCAGGGAATATCGGGACAGTGGCAAGTACTGTCGCATCTAAAGCGAAATCTGATGAACTGATCGTCCTGGAAGCCTCGTCGTTCCAGCTGATGGGCGTTGAACAGTTCCGTCCGCATATCGCCATATGGACAAATTTGTATGAAGCTCACCTTGACTATCATGGCAGCCGTCAGGCCTATGCGGAAGCGAAAGCGAGAATCACGGAAAACCAGCAGGCTTCCGATTATCTTATCTACAATGCGGATCAGCCTGAGCTGCTGCGCTACATAGCCGATACCCGGGCGGCCATGATCCCGTTCACTGTAAAAGAGCGGCAGGCGGAGGGGATTTCTGCGGATGACGAGCAGATCTACTGGCTCGGCAATCCAATCATCAGCCGCAGCAAAATCATGCTGCCGGGGGAGCATAACCTGGAGAATATCCTCTCGGCAACTGCTGCTGCCATCCTTTCCGGCTGCGGCCAGGCAGCGATCGAGAGTGTACTCAGCTCCTTCACTGGCGTACGGCACCGCATGCAATTCGTGAAGGAAGTCGACGGCAGGAAATTCTATAATGATTCTAAAGCGACAAATACACTCGCAACAAAAAGTGCATTGTCCTCGTTCCGTACTCCGACTGTCCTGATTGCGGGCGGACTGGACAGAGGCCATTCCTTCGAGGAGCTGAGGCCGCATATGGCGAATGTGAAAGCTGTCATCGGAATCGGGGAGACCGCCGACCGCCTGCTTCAATTTGCCGAGTCGTGCGGTGTTCAGACTCTCCGTGAGACAGACACGCTTGCTGCTGCAGTGGAAGAAGCCTTCAGCGTCTCCGCAAAAGGGGACACGGTGCTGCTGTCACCTGCGTGTGCCAGCTGGGACCAATATCCGAATTTCGAAGCACGCGGTGATGAGTTCATCGAGGCGGTACAGCGTCTGAAAGTGTAA